CTGGTCGCTGCTAATGGGGAGGTGATCGTGCCACAACAAGTCATCGAATTGTCCCGTGATTACCTATCTCCTCCGGTCGATGCAACAGGAACCACCACTGAACGCGAGATTTTGGCTAACGAGCTACGCCGTGATATGTCAGCCTCAATCCTACGCCGTATCGACAGTGTCGTACGTTCGCGTCTTGAAAAGAGCGAACTGTTGGAGCAAGCAAAACCGCCCTCGTCTGCGACGTCCGGTGCCTGATCGAGACATCATGGAACTTCGTCCAGAGCAGCTCGCCAACCTGCCGGCCAACCAACCGTTACAGCCAGCCTACCTGATCGCCGGCCCCGAAACGCTGCGCTTAGTAGAAGCTGTCGATGCGATACGTGCGCGGGCACGTACTGACGGCATCACCGAACGTGAAGTATTTGACGCCGAGAATCGCGATTTCGACTGGCAGCAACTTGCATCCAGCTTCAACGCCCCAAGTCTGTTCAGTTCCCGTCGCTTGATCGAAATACACCTGCCAGGCGGCAAGCCTGGTAAGGAAGGCAGTGAAGTCATCAGAGCCTTCTGTGCGGCCCCGCCGCCAGACGTTGTGTTACTGATCATCTGCAACGAATGGAATAAAACACACCATGGTAAGTGGACCGATGCAATCGCACGCATCGGTAAAATCGCAATCGCCTGGACCATCAAGCCTCACGAACTACCCGACTGGATTACACGCCGCCTGCATAGCAAAGGGCTACGCGCCACTGCGGATGTGGTGCAACAGTTAAGCACACGCCTGGAGGGCAATCTGCTCGCCGCCGCCCAGGAGATTGACAAATTGGCACTGTTAACCCAAGGCCCTCTCCTCGACCTGGAGACCATGGAATCCTGCGTTGCCGACACAGCCCGTTATGACGTATTCCGACTTGCCGAAGCGATGCTGTCTGGCCAACCAGCTGCAGCGGTACGCATGCTCGCCAAGCTACGTGCTGAAGGCGAAACGGTTGCAGCACTGCTGCCCATTCTGATCAAAGAACTGATCCGTGTTACTACGCTGGCATGGGTCCAGAATAGCAGCGGTAATTTAGCCGCAGAAATGAAAGCACAAGGCATCTGGGAGACACGTCAAGCACCGTTCAAGCGTGCGTTGCAGCGTCATCCCTCAGCATACCGTTGGGAGCACTTCGTTGCCGAAGCCGGGCGCATCGACCGCATCGCCAAAGGACGCAGTGACGGCAATGCGTGGCTGGCGCTGGAACGGCTGCTGGTCGCAGTGGCAGAAGCAGGTGCAGCGCGTCTGCTAGCATAACGGCCCCGTCCTGGAGACAAATGATGCTATGTCCAGCATGCACGTGTTTTATGGCGGAACTTTTGATCCCGTGCATACCGGCCACTTAACCATCGCGCGCGCAGCACGTGCAGCACTGGGAGCACCCGTAGCGCTGCTCCCATCCGCTGATCCGCCACATCGTCCGACACCCAGCGCATCAAGCATAGATCGCTTACGCATGTTGTGCTTAGCGGTCTCCGACGAACCAGGTTTGTCGGTGGATCCGCGTGAGTTGCAACGCGCGGCGCGGCAGACGCAGCCGTCCTACACCGTCGACACCTTGACCGAAGTACGCAGTGAACTCGGCCCCAAAACATCGATCATCTGGCTGCTGGGTGCTGACGCCTTCCTCAACCTGAGCAACTGGCAACGTTGGCAAACATTACCGGAACTCGCTCATCTGGTCGTCGCCAACCGACCAGGCGTCACACTACAAGCACCACTGCCGCCCAAGATGGCTGCCATCTTCAATGATCGCTGGGTCCAAGATCCTGCAACACTTCGCAGCACTGCGAACGGGCGTGTCTGGTTATTGAACCAACACCCGACCCCAAGCTCAGCAAGCAACGTGCGTGCCGCCATCGCTGCCGCCACCGACTGGGAGGCCGACCTCATACCAGCAGTTGCAGAATACATCCGCACCCATGGCCTATACGGCATCCATGACATCAATTAACCACCACGTTATCTATAATCCCCCCTCACCAACGTTCGCCTGAGTCCTCACGTTGACCAATCAAGCGCATCTCATCAAAACCACCATACCCACACCACCGCCATCGCTACCGATGCTGCTGTCGACCGTCTGCGAGGCCGTTGAAACACTCAAAGCCAAAGACATCGTAAAGATCGACGTACGTGGCAAATCCAGCGTCGCAGACTACTTGGTGATCGCTTCAGGCACCTCCACACGCCACGTGAAATCGATTGCTGAGGAGGTGGTCAAGTTTGTCAAGCGCCTGGACATCATGCCGTTGGGTGTGGAAGGCAAGCGCGAAGCTGAATGGGTATTGATCGATCTTGGTGACGTGATCGTCCATGTGATGCTACCGCGCATACGCGAGTTCTATGCATTAGAACGGCTATGGATCGTCGCTGACCAACTGACATCAAGCGACAACGCAAACTGAGCAGCCACCACACGTGCACAGCACCAGCTGCCGCCATGCCTATAAGATTCGCAGCACCTGTTGAATTCACAGGTGATCCAATCACTCAGACGGCCACGCCGCTCGAGCCATGGATTATGCATTGCACTTATAAACACCAATCACCTGGAATGGGGATCCGCATTCGTATTGTTCCCTCAGCGTGAATCCAGAGCGCATTACTTTAGATACATGCCCTCGTCTGCCTTAGGATCGACATCCGATTACCTACCTTTGTTGAATAACATGCCGATCCCCATTGCTACCAGCAATGCCGGCCACCACGTGGCAATCAACCGACCGAGACTAAGCTGAGTCCAACCTAAGTTATTCGCTAAAAACAGCAAACCAACCAGAATCAGAATCAGTGCGGTAACAACGTTAGATTTAGATTGCATACCAACAACAAGACAAAACGGGCGGCCATCTTAGCCGCTACACCCGTTGCGTGGCACGCTTTTTGAAAACAGCCGCACTGAAACAACCCAGCCAATCAGTTCCCCCAGAGTACTCCAGGCCAAGCCAAGTCGCCCCAATCACGTTGGAGCGGAATAAAACCCGCATCACAATCAAATCCCTTCATTTACTGGGTATCTGGCAAAACATTTCACCATTCACCTTGAAGCCTATTGCAGAACCCAAAGGTCGGGAAGATTGAAATAACCAGCAGATGCAGAAAACACACGAAGCTCAACTCATATCTCAACGACACTCAGCACCTTATCTCAGCGCATCACACCGCCCCAGTACCAGAACACGTCCACAAGATTGAAAAACGAACGATGCAAACATCTCATAGACGTTGCGCAGGAATCCGGTTGGAAATGCAGCACATTTGGAAGTCCCTATGTAGCAACGAGCCGTGGAAGTCGCCAGCACCACACCGCCATCCGAATACCTACCTCCAACGCAAGACGATCCATACGCCAGCATCCAAACACAGCGCCAAACTCATCACATCCAAAGCCTATGCGGATCGGCGGCATGACTCGACCTCATATCGAATCAAAGACTTTTAGAGAAAAAGGAAACCCAGGGCGCGAAGTACCAATTGTCATACCTTCAGTCTCATTTACGATGTGGTTTTCTCTAGAAAAACCATCGGACATTCAAAATCGAACTCGCCGAGCTTGACCGGAAACAAAAAACACCCTTTTATTAACCTATTTTTTATTTACTTTCCCTTATCGTTAATGAGTATGATTAAGCGCTTAATAACTTCCATACTGACTCTCGGCCTCGTCGCCTGTGCATCGCAACCCTCATCCAAGCGGCCAGCGAGTCCAACGCCAACAGAACCGACGAAAACGACAGAACCGCCCAAAGTCACAGAACCTCCACTGGATTTGTCCCCCGTTCCGTTTGAAATCGCTCGTACCAATTTCATACGCGATACCGCTACCAAGTACGGGTTGGACCCGCGATGGATCGAAGCAACCCTGGCTCAAGCTCAAATCAAAGATGGGATATTGGCAGCAATGTCGCGCCCAGCCGAGCAAGTCAAACCGTGGAGCGAATACCGGTTGATGTTCGTCAATCAGCAAAGGATCGATAGTGGACGTAAGTTCTTAGCCTCTCACAAGATGCAACTGAAACGCGTTGAGGCTGCTACTGGCGTGCCAATGGAGTTAATCGTCGCGATTATGGGTGTGGAAACCGACTACGGTACTAGTCGTGATAAATACCGGGTACTGGACGCGTTATACACACTCGCCTTTCGATACCCACGCAGCGGCGATCCAAACAAGCTCAAACGCGAAGTGCAACGTGAGTTGTTTTTCCGCGATGAACTCGGCCAGTTATTTGCACTCGGTAAGGAAGAAGGCCTGGATGTGACCACATTGATGGGCAGCTACGCCGGTGCCATGGGCATGGGTCAGTTCATGCCCTCCAACTATCGTGACTATGCAGTAGACGGTGACGGTGACGGCAAACGTGACCTGTTCACCAACAAGGAGGACGTATTCGCTTCCATCGCCAATTACTTCGTCAAAGAAAAGGGCGGTTGGGTGCGTGGCGGTCTGATCGCGGTACCAGCCACCCTCACTCCGGGTTACCAGGAATTTACTCCTCCCGACTGGATCCCACGTTACACCCTGACCGAGTTGGCCGCGCGTGGCTACCATGCCAATGCACCCGTGACGGACGGCACCACCGCCACCCCGATTAGTCTGGACGGCACCACCGGTAAACAATACTGGCTGTGCTTCCAGAATTACTACGCAATTACCCGATATAACCCCTCCAAAATGTATGCGATGGCAGTATTTCAACTCTCCGAAGCCATTGCCGGCCGCGCACTCCCCAAAACATGAACACACGTTGGTACTTCATAGCATTTGTTTTTGACCTGATGGCGTGCAGCACCACACCACACAAAGGTGGCACATACCCAGGTACACCCACGTCCAAGATCGCTGACAGAAAGCACTCGGAAACCGCAACTCTTTGCCCACCAACCTCTCCGTACGCACCGGCTAAAGAGCTACCCAGTACCCGCAACGGCTACACCAAAAATGGCCTGTATAAGCCTGGTATCAAAGATGGTGTGCCAGACGAGGTACCCGATGTCGCCTGTATCCCAGAGCCCCTTGTGACCGTCGAACCACGCTCGGTCATCGGCAACCAATCACCGTACGTGGTATTAGGTAAATCCTACCGAGTACTTGACGAAGCCAAAGGCTATGTGAAGCGAGGCATTGCCTCATATTACGGAACCAAATTCCATGGCCGGCTGACCTCCAACCGCGAGGTCTATGACATGTACGCCTTCACCGCCGCACACAAAACGCTACCACTCCCCAGCTTCGCCCTGATTACCAATTTGGACAATGGCCAATCGGTCGTGGTAAGAGTCAATGATCGCGGCCCGTTTCACGACGATCGATTGATCGATCTCAGCTACGCCGCAGCAGTGAAACTGGGCTTTACCGAAAACGGACTCGCAAATGTCGAAGTCCGTGTACTCAGCGAAGACGACAACCCAATGCTGCTGGCGCGGAATAACAGGCGTATCGCACCGACAACCGCAAGTGCCCTCGCCTCCACGGGTCCAACGACGACGGCACAAACACCAACCAACAGCATCTCAGCCACTGTCAAGCCTGATAACCCCATCAATCGCCTGCAATCACTACCGACCAGCAGCCCCTCGGTCACCACGCTCACTCCCATTGTGCCGGTGACGACCATCACCACCCGGCCACCTGAGGCTCCTATCATTGCAGCTGCAAGCGTCTCCAAAGCAACACCACCCAGTGAAACAACGCAAGCTCCTCTTACAGGGACCCTCCATGTTCCTGAGGTCGCCACCACCACGCTGGACAGCATCCTAGTGCAAGTGGCCAGCTTCGCAAGCCGTGAGAACGCCAACCGCGCACTGACCCAACTGACCTCCGCCGGCATTGTCGGAGCCAGCATCAGTGCTATCGTCAGCAGCGGACGCACTCTGTGGCGACTGCGCGTTGACGCACCAGACCATGACACCGCCTTAGAACTGATAAGACGCATTACTCCTCTCGGATTAGGCCGTCCACAAATCGTTGGCCTATGATCGATCGATACTGGATCGACATAGGCGCATGTCTATCCAGCTCCAAAACCCATGTTCGTTGACTCGCAGCAGCATACACCGAGCTTCGGAGTCAGCCTTGCTGACAATCCGTGAGTTAACGCCTCGGTGTTTGAGATGATCCAACACCACTCAATGTCATACGACACTGTTCGCACACCACTTCCAGCGAGCCTCACCACCATCCCGGTTCCCAGCGGTCGAACACAAAACATCCAACCCGCTCCTCAAACACCATCGCTTAGCGCGCAATAGCAATACCAAAAGGCAGATTTGGTATACACCACACCATACATACCAAGATCACTTTGGCATCACCACCCGCACAACAGCTGCTGTGAATGCATCGCCTAGGCACCTCTCAGTTGACAATCGCCACACGAAACTCAAAAAGAAAAATACACACCCATTACAAATCTGCCTGACATATTCCACCAACCAACACCTGACCTCGCCCCAAATCAAAACACCCAACACATGAATTCAGCCAAAGCGGGGCATACTCAACTGCATCAAAAATACCTGCAACAACTGCGGTTCCATACACAACATAAACACCACACCAAAAGCAGCACCAGAAAGATGTGCACTATGATTAATCCCATCACCGCCGCGGCGCCCCATCCAAATGCTATAACCCACATAAAAAACAGCGTAAAAAATCGCAGGCGTAGGGATAAAGAACACAACAATTGACGCCCAAGGCTGCAACAATACCGAAGCGAACAACACAGCAGACACAGCCCCTGAAGCGCCAAGACTCAGATATTGTGGATTTTTCTGGTTCTTGATATAGCTGGGCAGAATCGAAACCAACAGCGCCCCTAAATAAAACAAAGGGTAAGTCAATACGCTACCAGTGAGCTCACCCATTACTGCCTCAATCATGCGGCCAAAGAAATACAACGTCACCATGTTGAACACCAAATGCGAAACATCGGCATGCACAAAACCATAAGTGATCAACCGATCGTATTGGCGATCGCGGTCAACCGCCGGTGGCCAAAAAATCAACCGATCACGCAAACGGCCATTGTTGAAAGCCAACCAGAACACCAGCGCATTAATAGCGATCAAAATCAAAGTAATCATCAAACAGTCCGGAAATGGGGAAAATACCCGCGCAAGCACTCGCAACAACACGCCAGCAATGCTCAAACAAACCAATAATAGTCGACTATGCAGCAACCGACCG
This region of Xylella taiwanensis genomic DNA includes:
- a CDS encoding LiaI-LiaF-like domain-containing protein yields the protein MQSKSNVVTALILILVGLLFLANNLGWTQLSLGRLIATWWPALLVAMGIGMLFNKGR
- a CDS encoding septal ring lytic transglycosylase RlpA family protein, whose product is MNTRWYFIAFVFDLMACSTTPHKGGTYPGTPTSKIADRKHSETATLCPPTSPYAPAKELPSTRNGYTKNGLYKPGIKDGVPDEVPDVACIPEPLVTVEPRSVIGNQSPYVVLGKSYRVLDEAKGYVKRGIASYYGTKFHGRLTSNREVYDMYAFTAAHKTLPLPSFALITNLDNGQSVVVRVNDRGPFHDDRLIDLSYAAAVKLGFTENGLANVEVRVLSEDDNPMLLARNNRRIAPTTASALASTGPTTTAQTPTNSISATVKPDNPINRLQSLPTSSPSVTTLTPIVPVTTITTRPPEAPIIAAASVSKATPPSETTQAPLTGTLHVPEVATTTLDSILVQVASFASRENANRALTQLTSAGIVGASISAIVSSGRTLWRLRVDAPDHDTALELIRRITPLGLGRPQIVGL
- the rsfS gene encoding ribosome silencing factor, whose protein sequence is MTNQAHLIKTTIPTPPPSLPMLLSTVCEAVETLKAKDIVKIDVRGKSSVADYLVIASGTSTRHVKSIAEEVVKFVKRLDIMPLGVEGKREAEWVLIDLGDVIVHVMLPRIREFYALERLWIVADQLTSSDNAN
- the holA gene encoding DNA polymerase III subunit delta, whose amino-acid sequence is MELRPEQLANLPANQPLQPAYLIAGPETLRLVEAVDAIRARARTDGITEREVFDAENRDFDWQQLASSFNAPSLFSSRRLIEIHLPGGKPGKEGSEVIRAFCAAPPPDVVLLIICNEWNKTHHGKWTDAIARIGKIAIAWTIKPHELPDWITRRLHSKGLRATADVVQQLSTRLEGNLLAAAQEIDKLALLTQGPLLDLETMESCVADTARYDVFRLAEAMLSGQPAAAVRMLAKLRAEGETVAALLPILIKELIRVTTLAWVQNSSGNLAAEMKAQGIWETRQAPFKRALQRHPSAYRWEHFVAEAGRIDRIAKGRSDGNAWLALERLLVAVAEAGAARLLA
- a CDS encoding rhomboid family intramembrane serine protease; amino-acid sequence: MITLILIAINALVFWLAFNNGRLRDRLIFWPPAVDRDRQYDRLITYGFVHADVSHLVFNMVTLYFFGRMIEAVMGELTGSVLTYPLFYLGALLVSILPSYIKNQKNPQYLSLGASGAVSAVLFASVLLQPWASIVVFFIPTPAIFYAVFYVGYSIWMGRRGGDGINHSAHLSGAAFGVVFMLCMEPQLLQVFLMQLSMPRFG
- the nadD gene encoding nicotinate-nucleotide adenylyltransferase; protein product: MSSMHVFYGGTFDPVHTGHLTIARAARAALGAPVALLPSADPPHRPTPSASSIDRLRMLCLAVSDEPGLSVDPRELQRAARQTQPSYTVDTLTEVRSELGPKTSIIWLLGADAFLNLSNWQRWQTLPELAHLVVANRPGVTLQAPLPPKMAAIFNDRWVQDPATLRSTANGRVWLLNQHPTPSSASNVRAAIAAATDWEADLIPAVAEYIRTHGLYGIHDIN
- the mltB gene encoding lytic murein transglycosylase B, whose amino-acid sequence is MIKRLITSILTLGLVACASQPSSKRPASPTPTEPTKTTEPPKVTEPPLDLSPVPFEIARTNFIRDTATKYGLDPRWIEATLAQAQIKDGILAAMSRPAEQVKPWSEYRLMFVNQQRIDSGRKFLASHKMQLKRVEAATGVPMELIVAIMGVETDYGTSRDKYRVLDALYTLAFRYPRSGDPNKLKREVQRELFFRDELGQLFALGKEEGLDVTTLMGSYAGAMGMGQFMPSNYRDYAVDGDGDGKRDLFTNKEDVFASIANYFVKEKGGWVRGGLIAVPATLTPGYQEFTPPDWIPRYTLTELAARGYHANAPVTDGTTATPISLDGTTGKQYWLCFQNYYAITRYNPSKMYAMAVFQLSEAIAGRALPKT